Proteins from a genomic interval of Hemicordylus capensis ecotype Gifberg chromosome 14, rHemCap1.1.pri, whole genome shotgun sequence:
- the LOC128337502 gene encoding uncharacterized protein LOC128337502 has product MASLGTLHWQVVYTKRRIEAAEERLWRERAAGHLCQGYDGDANSPPPAGSPPASGSPPASGSPPAAGSPPPAGSPPASGSPPASGSPPAAGSPPPDGSPPASGSPPAAGSPPPDGSPPAADACSSSSSQPLPGPISLPSLSPTSSPTPLHLHPLLTPPPSPPLLDPDLHNLHEVLQAMTEIQIHELQESEKDLASIKEAQSTVKGLRRQLTKLRSRLCSVEEKVDIRVRKSQLDRGGGGGEGGGGGDGLDRDS; this is encoded by the exons ATGGCCTCTTTGGGAACCCTGCACTGGCAGGTTGTCTACACCAAGAGGAGGATCGAAGCGGCTGAAGAGCGTCTGTGGAGGGAAAGAGCAGCAG GTCACCTCTGCCAAGGCTATGATGGTGATGCAAATTCTCCTCCAcctgctggttctcctcctgcctctggttctcctcctgcctctggttctcctcctgcggctggttctcctccacctgctggttctcctcctgcctctggttctcctcctgcctctggttctcctcctgcggctggttctcctccacctgatggttctcctcctgcctctggttctcctcctgcggctggttctcctccacctgatggttctcctcctgctgctgatgCCTGCTCCTCTTCATCGTCCCAGCCCCTGCCTGGGCCcatctccctgccctccctctcccccaccagctcccccactcccctccacctgcatcccctcctcacccctcctccttcccctcctcttctggATCCAGATCTCCACAACCTTCATGAAGTCCTGCAGGCAATGACGGAGATCCAGATTCACGAGCTGCAGGAGA gCGAGAAAGACCTTGCCAGCATCAAGGAGGCACAGAGTACAGTCAaggggctgaggcggcagctgaCGAAGCTAAGGAGCCGGCTCTGCAGCGTGGAGGAGAAAGTGGACATTCGGGTCAGGAAAAGCCAGCTGGAccgtggtggaggaggaggagaaggcggaggggggggagatGGGCTTGATCGGGACAGTTAG